The nucleotide sequence GAGCTGATGAAGCTGCTCGCCCAGCCCAGCAGTCCGCCGGCTACCAACAGCACGGCGGCAAGGACCAGGCCGGTCCACGAGATGAGCTTGTCGAGGGTGCTACGCACGTCAGCCTCCGAGATGGTGGACGGCTCGGGCCGGAAAGGAGGGGCCGGGCCCGATATCGAATTTAGTTGAATCCGACACCAACGAACGTACCGAGGCTCGGGAGGGCCGAGTCGGGACCACGGGCCCGGTCGGTCTCACGACCACGTGATGTACATCTCCAGGTGCAAAGGGGTCCCGGGGTGCACCACATCTGCTGTGCCGGACTCGATCGCATTGGGTGGCGCCGTCTGTGGCTCCACGCACAGTGCGTCCGGCTTCTGGTCGAAGACCACCACATACCTTGCATCGGAACGGATTTCGACCTGCAGTGCGCCGTCCCAGCTGATCGACGCCGGCCAGGTGACGTCCCCGAAGACGTCGTCCCAGGGTCCGTCGGGCAGTGGAGAGTCGACGGGAACTGTTGTGAGAGAGGGCATTCCGGAGTCATCTCGAGGGAGCAGATGGCCGCAGTTCACCGTGAATCGGGCCGGCTCGCCGCGCGACAGGCGGCGTCGGAACCAGGGGTGGTACCCGGTCCAGGCCGGCATCGGTTCGTCGTCGGCGTGTACCTCGAGTCGCGCGCGCAGTCCGGCGTCGTCGAGGTCGAGGTGCTGGACGACGTGCCCACGCCAGGGCCAGCGGCTGTCGAAATCGCAGCGCAGCGTGGCGTGATGCGAGGCGAGGTCCAGCACCTGCCAGGAGCGGTCGAGCGTGACGCCGTGGATGGCGTGGGGTGGCATGTCGATGGGCAGCTGGTGTCGTCGTCCGTTCCAGTCGATGCGGCCGCCTCGGATGCGTCCGGCATAGGGCGCCATGGGGTAGTTGCCCCAATCGAGCAATCGGTGCCCGCCTCGGCCCAGCAGTTCGAGGTCGCCGACGCGAAGTGAGGCCCAACGGCCGCCGTTGTCGGGGCTGATGATCACGGCGGCATCGCCCGAGGCGGTCTGGAGCTGGATGTCCGGCACCAGCAGAGTGTGACGCTGTCCGTCGCCGGAGGGAATGAGCCATGCTGTGCGGATGAGCAATCCCCTGGTGGATGCCGGTCTCGGCGGCGCCTCGACGGCCGCGGGGTTGCCGTCGTCCCCGGCCGAGCTGGCCGCAGCGTTGGACGG is from Kineosporiaceae bacterium and encodes:
- a CDS encoding aldose 1-epimerase; amino-acid sequence: MPDIQLQTASGDAAVIISPDNGGRWASLRVGDLELLGRGGHRLLDWGNYPMAPYAGRIRGGRIDWNGRRHQLPIDMPPHAIHGVTLDRSWQVLDLASHHATLRCDFDSRWPWRGHVVQHLDLDDAGLRARLEVHADDEPMPAWTGYHPWFRRRLSRGEPARFTVNCGHLLPRDDSGMPSLTTVPVDSPLPDGPWDDVFGDVTWPASISWDGALQVEIRSDARYVVVFDQKPDALCVEPQTAPPNAIESGTADVVHPGTPLHLEMYITWS